One Herpetosiphonaceae bacterium genomic window, GGCAGCGTGCTGGGCGTGCTGTCGGGGGTGCTGATCATCGGGCTGCTGCGCAATGGCCTGAACCTGCTCAACATCAGCGTCTTCTGGCAGCAGGTGTTGATCGGCGTGGTGATCGTCGCGGCGGTCTACGGCGATGTGCTGCGGCAGCGGTTTGCGAGGAAATAACGAAAGGAACAAAGGAACAAAGGAACAAGGGAACAAGGGGCGTCTGTGCTTAATTTTGTTCTCTTGTTCTCTTGTTTTCTAGCAAGGAGGACGCTATGCATAGATGGCTACGATCGATGATGATTGGCGGCGCGCTCGTCGCGCTGGTAGGCTGCGGCGCTCCGGCAGGCACCGGCGGCACGAGCGGCCAGGCGACAACCACGGCGGGCGGCAGCGCAGCAGGAGCCAAGATCCTGCTGAGCATGAAAGGTCCGGGCGGCGGCAATCCCTTCTGGGCGGCGGTCGAGCAGGGCGCGAAAGACGCCGCAGCAGCCAACAACGTCGCGCTGACCGTGCTCGCGCCACCGGCAGAAACCGATGTGCAGACGCAGATCAGCCAGATCGAGGATCAGCTTACGGCGGGCGTGCAGGCGATTGTGGTCGCGCCGACGGACCAGCAGGCGCTCAACGCTACTTTCGACAAAGCGAAGGCCAAAGGGATTCCCGTGCTGTTCGTGGATACGGACGCGCCGTGGGAGGGCAAGCTGACCTTTATCGGCACCGACAACCGCGCGGGCGGCAAGCTGGCGGGCGAGCATATCTGCAAGCAGCTCAAAGGCTCCAAGAAAGTCGCGCTGATCACTGGGGTGATGAGCCAGCAGACGCACATCGATCGCATCGGCGGGGCCAAAGAGGCGCTTGAGGCGTGCGGCGCGACGGTCGTCGCCGAGCTGCCCGCCGACTCGGATCGCGCCAAGGGGCAGCAAGTGATGGAGGACATCCTGACCGGCAACTCCGATCTTGAGGCGGTCTTTGCCTCGAATGACCTGATGGCGCTCGGCGCGACGGAGGCGGCC contains:
- a CDS encoding sugar ABC transporter substrate-binding protein, with the translated sequence MHRWLRSMMIGGALVALVGCGAPAGTGGTSGQATTTAGGSAAGAKILLSMKGPGGGNPFWAAVEQGAKDAAAANNVALTVLAPPAETDVQTQISQIEDQLTAGVQAIVVAPTDQQALNATFDKAKAKGIPVLFVDTDAPWEGKLTFIGTDNRAGGKLAGEHICKQLKGSKKVALITGVMSQQTHIDRIGGAKEALEACGATVVAELPADSDRAKGQQVMEDILTGNSDLEAVFASNDLMALGATEAAKASGKLEGIVIVGFDANPDAAQSILGGEMNASIAQSPSNMGKFGVESALKAIRGEQVESRIDTGTTVVTRDNAEQYAK